A DNA window from Nymphalis io chromosome 28, ilAglIoxx1.1, whole genome shotgun sequence contains the following coding sequences:
- the LOC126779278 gene encoding uncharacterized protein LOC126779278 isoform X4: MACDGKNKMAGGRWRTCFGALFVICVQVVNCYEQSYTISQLSPKSVVDDRFNADVLLKTRDAQLVFNLEPSAKYDDIELKPEDVISDEETETQVIVERSVEPSRGSRSINIDEIPSSNNNEIDNGIEVHNKRKYYDIDPTKTIDYYTSDEAMLMSSGFGDKLDFKFPGEGKRAPKGRALAPTGPKIRSTAVQPPTFATTSLKDQGRQNSEIHNIITGIVQMLNGKVNVQANTQLLNGRPRPMTSRINNRGPPRITESYSAPDFDKPITPPPLFHPTKIPPPYPFDIPHGVNLPEQIVPPMNNRPGFHRPIPPWQRPRPRPPTRRPNPGLPVYKPTLIPPPDIPDLDYKQDENVSHSENKLQHDDVIPLVTSESTTEIKNTTEDDKEIQLTTAETTTSVSTTETTTESTTTSTTTTTTTTTTTTEKPIELTTQKTTTEKAKPLKSEKKKEQLSSDKNKDKYKVSEEKTTDRPVKNNIDVGPVIESSITEIPPSATVSVATPTSTVGLMSHAPIATETKKANVEMTTSSINTAPLQTSEIPYLPYRPRPGIVLDDTDFKPHGTRYRPDAPVITAAETALPGYGEIFDVTVSAIQGPGEKPASVNVEHINIHRDDIIVSASGEQGFVSIDGKRTYLNLFDTSTPTIAPTRVQSTPYHTGPPPSLGPAMGTGVAIPADDVPLPPRRPHIPHRQPPYRRPQPTVRIDTCIVGDDSTCDQAQNEMCRTEAGISSCQCRPGYARRTHRDPCRRVVSLVLNLRVDRIYDRKMAWDAKLADKESEPYQQLSYEAVRAIDSAFSMTPFSDDFVSGSVNSVYKGDEDNRGIFVNYTVLMQETVETLRPAVATDIQKHLLGVVRRRSNNIGASALWVDSPAACVLPLHDLDECSSSDLNDCHELAVCTNTWGAFTCACPDTTLDAGGARAGRACRACGAQHCSERGQCRYAHGQPYCTCSSGYYGSTCEMDGEVIGVAVGASLLAVLVIALTLAALMSWSAFPLCRARRARGREARGRCQCVEMCDVSRNASQRLLGEEI; this comes from the exons GTTACGAACAGTCGTACACGATATCGCAGCTATCACCGAAGTCAGTCGTCGATGATCGGTTCAACGCTGACGTATTATTGAAAACAAGAGACGcacaattagtttttaatttagaacCTAGTGCCAAATATGATGACATCGAACTTAAACCAGAAGACGTAATCTCAGATGAGGAAACAGAAACCCAGGTGATCGTAGAACGATCAGTCGAACCAAGCAGAGGATCAAGATCTATTAATATAGACGAAATACCATCGTCGAACAACAATGAGATAGACAATGGGATAGAAGTACACAATAAGAGAAAATACTACGACATAGATCCAACTAAAACTATTGATTATTACACGAGCGATGAAGCTATGTTAATGTCATCCGGTTTTGGTGACAAATTAGACTTTAAGTTTCCGGGGGAAGGGAAGAGGGCTCCGAAGGGGCGTGCACTAGCACCTACGGGGCCCAAAATCAGGTCTACTGCAGTGCAGCCACCAACATTCGCGACCACCAGCCTTAAGGATCAGGGACGTCAGAATtcagaaatacataatattataactggTATTGTCCAAATGTTGAATGGTAAAGTCAATGTTCAAGCCAACACGCAGCTATTGAATGGCAGACCCCGACCTATGACATCCAGGATAAATAATCGCGGCCCACCAAGGATAACCGAGTCCTACTCTGCACCAGATTTCGATAAACCTATAACACCACCACCATTGTTCCATCCCACGAAAATACCACCACCTTATCCCTTCGATATACCTCATGGTGTCAATTTACCTGAGCAAATTGTTCCACCGATGAATAATAGACCAGGGTTCCATCGACCTATTCCGCCATGGCAGAGACCGAGACCGAGACCACCGACGCGAAGACCGAATCCAGGTCTTCCAGTATACAAACCTACTCTCATTCCACCTCCAGACATTCCAGATTTAGATTATAAGCAAGATGAAAACGTCTCACATTCTGAAAACAAGTTACAACACGACGATGTCATACCCTTAGTAACCTCTGAATCAACAAccgaaataaaaaacacaacagAAGACGATAAAGAAATACAGCTAACAACAGCTGAAACAACTACAAGTGTCTCAACGACCGAAACGACAACGGAATCAACAACGACATCAACGACGACaactacaacaacaacaacaacaacaacagagAAACCAATAGAACTTACAACACAAAAGACAACAACGGAGAAAGCGAAACCATTGAAATCTGAAAAGAAAAAGGAGCAATTGAGCTCAgacaaaaataaagataaatataaagtaagcgAAGAGAAAACGACAGATCGACCAGTTAAAAACAACATTGATGTTGGACCAGTGATAGAGTCGTCTATAACTGAAATACCACCGTCGGCAACGGTCTCCGTCGCGACACCCACATCTACAGTGGGTCTGATGAGTCACGCACCAATAGCCACTGAAACTAAAAAAGCAAATGTTGAAATGACGACATCTTCGATAAATACAGCTCCTTTGCAGA CATCTGAAATTCCTTACCTGCCTTATCGCCCTCGGCCCGGGATAGTCCTAGATGACACCGACTTCAAACCGCATGGTACAAGATACCGTCCAGATGCACCGGTTATAACCGCTGCTGAAACCGCATTACCAGGATACGGAGAGATATTTGACGTGACCGTATCCGCTATCCAGGGTCCAGGGGAGAAACCAGCCTCTG TTAATGTGGAACATATAAACATTCACCGTGACGACATCATCGTGTCGGCGTCTGGCGAACAAGGGTTCGTCTCCATCGATGGGAAGAGGACTTATCTCAACTTGTTTGATACCTCCACTCCCACTATTGCCCCTACGAGAGTGCAGAGCACACCCTACCATACTG GTCCCCCACCGTCTTTGGGCCCCGCAATGGGTACAGGGGTGGCGATACCGGCCGACGACGTGCCGCTACCACCCAGACGACCGCACATTCCACACAGACAGCCGCCCTACCGCCGTCCGCAACCTACTGTTAG AATCGATACGTGCATAGTTGGTGATGATTCGACTTGTGATCAAGCTCAGAACGAGATGTGCAGAACAGAAGCAg GTATATCGAGTTGTCAATGCAGACCGGGATACGCGAGGAGGACGCACCGGGATCCTTGCAGACGAGTCGTATCCCTCGTTCTCAACTTGAGGGTAGACAGGATATATGATAGAAAG atgGCGTGGGACGCTAAGTTAGCTGATAAAGAGTCGGAACCTTATCAGCAATTAAGTTACGAAGCTGTGAGAGCG ATCGACTCGGCGTTCTCAATGACACCGTTTTCAGACGACTTCGTCAGCGGTTCGGTGAATTCGGTGTATAAAGGGGACGAGGACAACCGCGGGATCTTCGTTAATTATACGGTTCTG ATGCAAGAGACGGTGGAGACTCTCCGACCGGCGGTGGCGACGGACATCCAGAAACACTTGCTGGGCGTTGTGCGGCGCCGCTCCAACAACATCGGAGCCTCCGCGCTGTGGGTCGACTCGCCCGCCGCCTGCGTGCTGCCGCTGCACG atttGGATGAATGTTCATCTTCTGACCTGAACGACTGTCACGAGCTGGCCGTCTGCACGAACACGTGGGGGGCGTTTAC CTGCGCGTGCCCCGACACCACGCTGGACGCGGGCGGCGCGCGAGCGGGCCGCGCGTGTCGCGCGTGCGGCGCGCAGCACTGCAGCGAGCGCGGACAGTGCCGGTACGCGCACGGACAGCCCTACTGCAC CTGTTCGTCCGGCTACTACGGGTCTACGTGCGAGATGGATGGGGAGGTGATCGGTGTGGCGGTTGGGGCTTCCCTGTTGGCGGTGCTGGTCATTGCGCTCACGTTAGCAGCTTTGATGTCCTGGAG CGCATTCCCTCTCTGTCGCGCAAGGAGGGCGCGCGGGCGGGAGGCGCGCGGGCGCTGTCAGTGCGTCGAGATGTGTGACGTCAGCAGGAACGCCTCCCAGCGGTTATTAGGAGAGgaaatatag